A portion of the Channa argus isolate prfri chromosome 19, Channa argus male v1.0, whole genome shotgun sequence genome contains these proteins:
- the chmp5b gene encoding charged multivesicular body protein 5: MNRIFGRGKPNQPPPNLSDCIGNVDSRTESIDKKIARLDAELVKYKDQMKKMKEGPSKNMVKQKAMRVLKQKRMYEGQRDNLMQQSFNMEQANYTIQTLKDTKTTVDAMKVGLKDMKKAYKNVKIDKIEDIHDQLEDMMEDANEIQEAMSRSYGTPDIDEDDLEAELDALGDELLMDEDSSYLDEASTVPSIPEGLPGNKSTNKDGVLVDEFGLPQIPAS, translated from the exons ATGAACCGCATATTTGGCAGAGGAAAGCCCAATCAACCTCCACCGAACCTTTCAGACTGTATAGGAAAT GTTGATTCTCGGACAGAGTCCATTGACAAGAAGATTGCCAGACTAGATGCTGAACTTGTAAAATACAAGGATCAgatgaaaaagatgaaagaagGGCCTTCAAAG AACATGGTTAAACAAAAAGCTATGAGAGTTCTGAAACAAAAGAGAAT GTATGAGGGCCAGAGAGATAACCTCATGCAGCAGTCGTTTAACATGGAACAAGCAAACTACACAATCCAGACCCttaaagacactaaaaccaca gttgATGCCATGAAAGTTGGCCTCAAAGATATGAAGAAAGcatacaaaaatgtgaaaatcgaTAAGAttgag gaTATTCATGATCAGCTGGAGGACATGATGGAAGACGCCAATGAAATTCAGGAGGCAATGAGCAGAAGCTATGGCACACCTGACATTGACGAGGATGACTTGGAAGCAG AGCTGGACGCTTTGGGCGATGAGCTCCTGATGGATGAGGACAGCTCCTACCTGGATGAGGCTTCGACAGTTCCTTCCATCCCAGAAGGACTGCCTGGCAACAAGTCTACCAACAAG gATGGGGTGCTGGTGGATGAGTTTGGTCTTCCTCAGATTCCTGCATCATAA